Proteins from a single region of Dyadobacter fanqingshengii:
- a CDS encoding 1-aminocyclopropane-1-carboxylate deaminase/D-cysteine desulfhydrase, producing MDLLSAALPTPIQELSNAITQKAGIRLYIKRDDLIHPTVSGNKWRKLKYNLSEAQSQRHTHLLTFGGAFSNHLYAVAAAGKALGFETIGIVRGEELADKLSPTLLFCENQGMQLHFVSRVEYKRKNADDYLQELAVNFNNPFIIPEGGTSAFALKGVAEMVPEVIAQLGKAPNYFAVAAGTGGTAAGLLSVGANVLAFSALKGGGFLEHDIADLLNGHCSISNLQLFTDYHFGGYAKWTPELIAFMNEFQQEFDIQLEQVYTAKMFFGLFDLISKKHFHNGETIVAVHTGGMQGLLTV from the coding sequence GTGGATTTACTAAGTGCCGCGCTGCCAACCCCGATCCAGGAACTTTCCAACGCTATCACGCAAAAGGCCGGGATAAGGTTATATATCAAGCGCGACGACCTGATCCATCCAACCGTTTCCGGTAACAAATGGCGGAAACTGAAATACAATTTATCAGAAGCGCAATCGCAGAGGCACACACACTTGCTAACATTTGGCGGCGCTTTTTCTAATCACTTATATGCAGTGGCAGCCGCCGGAAAAGCACTTGGCTTTGAAACAATTGGCATTGTACGAGGCGAGGAGCTGGCAGATAAGCTTTCACCGACATTGTTATTTTGCGAAAATCAGGGCATGCAGCTGCATTTCGTGTCGCGTGTTGAATATAAGCGCAAGAATGCTGATGATTATTTGCAAGAGCTGGCAGTGAATTTTAATAATCCGTTTATAATCCCGGAAGGCGGAACGTCTGCATTTGCGTTAAAAGGCGTTGCGGAAATGGTGCCGGAAGTAATTGCGCAGCTAGGAAAAGCGCCAAATTACTTTGCTGTTGCGGCGGGTACGGGCGGGACTGCCGCAGGACTGCTGTCCGTCGGGGCAAATGTCCTTGCTTTTTCAGCATTGAAGGGTGGGGGATTTCTGGAACACGACATTGCTGACCTTCTTAACGGGCACTGTTCGATCAGCAACTTGCAGCTTTTTACAGATTATCATTTTGGTGGCTATGCCAAATGGACACCTGAGCTTATCGCATTTATGAATGAATTTCAGCAGGAGTTCGACATTCAGTTGGAGCAGGTTTACACGGCCAAAATGTTCTTCGGGCTCTTTGATCTGATCAGCAAAAAACACTTTCACAATGGTGAGACCATTGTTGCCGTGCACACGGGGGGAATGCAGGGGTTGCTTACAGTATAG